In Thermospira aquatica, the following proteins share a genomic window:
- a CDS encoding tetratricopeptide repeat protein → MRMSWEKRGDFCWLEGDVDGAIRAYERARDGDVPRVLMYLALLYLLTGKSTKAADMLATVKRWNIFDFTVREIEKRAEEVLSGKLKVVRFPSVVGWFYEDDALPAHEYTKAFERMSLWVKQIPQIAGRRAWTPVLLAEIVSTLTPFSRGGVLLRSILPKVEIAVSFLDEGTMIHEITHVLYPSVNLFLTEGLALFFQEKFAKESKGWPFTVSGFSQWQGDKGLVEEMVEESLFAPRFFTDEHLVAGEAMGYYKLAWEWVSFLVEKGGMDKFMDLYEATSYGDVSVREMLIRLYGTGNVWLVPPSSRVSFSQDREETQEVSQEEELIELEKNWKEKKDTDVLARLCRRGFQFVNYLRGCTFEEREKHPLFGLFTKYLEKEKTWLKEALKHWPDDPGFHCLLADLYGLEIELLPEEKRMANALLMQSEVKKALTLDPDFLDAWVTLGRILLFTPKIFGGGITRARECFAKVLAKDSEHADALAWDGYADWMEGKKEAALKKWEKVLSVCPGHLLASQMRAKGG, encoded by the coding sequence ATGAGGATGTCCTGGGAAAAACGGGGGGATTTTTGTTGGCTTGAGGGGGATGTGGACGGAGCTATTCGGGCGTATGAAAGGGCAAGGGATGGAGATGTTCCTCGGGTGTTGATGTATCTTGCGCTTCTCTACCTGCTCACTGGAAAATCGACAAAGGCAGCAGACATGCTTGCAACAGTGAAACGCTGGAATATCTTTGATTTTACGGTGCGGGAGATAGAAAAGAGAGCCGAGGAGGTTCTTTCTGGGAAGTTAAAGGTGGTTCGTTTTCCTTCAGTGGTTGGATGGTTTTATGAAGATGATGCCTTGCCAGCACATGAATACACGAAGGCTTTTGAAAGGATGTCTTTGTGGGTAAAACAGATTCCTCAGATTGCTGGGAGACGGGCATGGACTCCTGTGCTTTTGGCAGAAATTGTCTCGACACTAACGCCTTTTTCGAGGGGCGGTGTGCTACTGCGGTCAATTCTTCCCAAGGTGGAGATAGCGGTAAGTTTTCTGGATGAGGGGACGATGATTCATGAGATAACCCATGTGCTCTATCCTTCGGTGAATCTTTTTCTTACGGAGGGGTTGGCGTTGTTTTTTCAAGAGAAGTTTGCTAAGGAATCGAAGGGGTGGCCGTTTACGGTTTCTGGTTTTTCGCAGTGGCAAGGGGATAAAGGTCTCGTCGAGGAGATGGTGGAGGAGTCGCTTTTTGCTCCGCGGTTTTTTACTGATGAGCATCTTGTGGCTGGAGAAGCCATGGGGTACTATAAGCTTGCGTGGGAATGGGTTTCTTTTCTCGTAGAAAAGGGAGGGATGGATAAGTTTATGGATCTCTATGAAGCTACCTCCTATGGGGATGTTTCGGTAAGGGAGATGTTAATTCGTTTGTATGGAACGGGGAATGTGTGGCTTGTGCCTCCATCATCTCGGGTATCATTCTCACAGGACAGAGAGGAGACACAGGAGGTTTCCCAAGAAGAGGAGCTCATCGAGCTTGAGAAGAACTGGAAAGAAAAAAAAGATACGGATGTCTTAGCACGGCTTTGTCGACGGGGGTTTCAGTTTGTGAATTATCTTCGGGGTTGCACGTTTGAAGAACGAGAGAAGCATCCGCTTTTTGGGCTTTTTACTAAATATCTGGAGAAAGAAAAAACATGGCTCAAAGAGGCATTGAAACATTGGCCTGATGATCCAGGGTTTCACTGTCTTTTGGCGGATCTCTATGGGCTGGAGATAGAGCTTTTGCCGGAGGAAAAACGAATGGCGAATGCGCTTCTCATGCAATCAGAGGTGAAGAAAGCCCTAACTCTTGATCCGGATTTTCTTGATGCATGGGTGACGCTGGGAAGGATTTTGTTATTTACTCCCAAGATCTTTGGGGGAGGAATAACGAGGGCGAGGGAGTGTTTTGCCAAGGTCCTGGCGAAAGATTCAGAGCATGCTGATGCTCTTGCATGGGATGGTTATGCCGACTGGATGGAGGGTAAAAAAGAGGCAGCGCTGAAAAAATGGGAGAAAGTGCTAAGTGTGTGTCCTGGACATCTCCTTGCTTCTCAAATGAGGGCGAAAGGGGGATAG
- a CDS encoding NADase-type glycan-binding domain-containing protein — MDRVKLGFLTLMMSFTLGWTEQNLSPIKIWLQAIDWDLDLYREWLGLQVGIPLSYSPFNLLDGQTNTCWAEGVKGDGSGEFQYYYTNGKWLWKYPTFYDFKYHGSGGAGVLLVFSNLFSVNRLKIINGYTKSKETYFNNARPSKLEMIFWGAKEKGVITVKIIELEDVMESQWIEVGYIEEIKAIAFTILSTYPGTRYDDTCISEIEFYYQGRKYEVVNLEEAKREFLRTWKNEVMNILSGGDWGWGYSFCWWDNTSYIEFDKTGEESGTFFIDAFLDPRGAIITNENQVKKGDKMGVTNIYGEWRFDEEGVFWTRVRGRSWKRTGVAPIAANALGKRGTKYFAGSDIETEYLDWKGPR; from the coding sequence ATGGATAGAGTGAAATTAGGTTTTTTAACACTAATGATGAGTTTTACATTGGGATGGACAGAGCAAAACTTATCTCCTATTAAAATATGGTTACAGGCAATAGATTGGGATTTAGATTTATATCGTGAGTGGTTAGGATTGCAGGTTGGAATTCCTCTTTCATACTCACCTTTTAATTTACTAGATGGGCAAACCAATACCTGTTGGGCAGAGGGCGTCAAAGGTGATGGATCGGGAGAGTTTCAATATTACTATACAAACGGAAAATGGTTATGGAAATACCCTACTTTTTACGATTTCAAATACCATGGAAGTGGAGGTGCAGGGGTGCTTTTGGTTTTTTCTAATCTTTTTTCTGTGAACCGTTTGAAAATTATAAATGGTTATACCAAAAGCAAAGAAACATATTTTAACAATGCACGTCCTAGTAAGCTCGAAATGATTTTTTGGGGAGCAAAAGAAAAAGGTGTCATTACAGTGAAAATTATCGAATTAGAAGATGTAATGGAATCACAATGGATAGAAGTAGGTTATATTGAAGAAATAAAAGCGATAGCATTTACCATCCTCTCCACCTATCCCGGGACGAGGTATGATGACACGTGTATCAGTGAGATAGAGTTTTACTATCAGGGGCGGAAGTACGAGGTGGTGAACCTGGAGGAGGCGAAGAGAGAGTTTCTCAGGACGTGGAAGAATGAGGTGATGAATATTTTGAGCGGTGGGGATTGGGGTTGGGGATATTCTTTTTGCTGGTGGGATAACACATCTTATATAGAGTTTGATAAAACGGGGGAGGAAAGTGGAACGTTTTTCATAGATGCTTTTCTTGATCCCCGAGGGGCGATTATAACCAACGAGAATCAGGTAAAGAAAGGAGACAAAATGGGGGTCACCAACATCTATGGGGAGTGGCGGTTTGATGAGGAGGGGGTATTCTGGACGAGGGTACGGGGACGGTCATGGAAGAGGACAGGAGTTGCTCCTATTGCTGCGAATGCGCTTGGGAAAAGGGGGACAAAGTATTTTGCGGGGAGTGACATAGAGACGGAGTATCTGGACTGGAAAGGTCCGAGGTGA
- a CDS encoding integrase catalytic domain-containing protein translates to MFERRPIYRETAKEYQKASKKEKKEILDYFVRITGLKNRNYAARLLRQHGKTIYVGKKNYLKADIAKKGKRPGRKKKFGEEELKLLKKVWEIENYMCGKRLKPILNEVLDNLLANGHLHGSPQAIENLRHISASSIDRLLKHERKKLEIKGRKGTKPGTLLKQQIAIRTWAEWDENCPGFMEIDLVAHEGGNSRGDFAQTLNMVDVWSGWTELVAIKNKASKWVREAIEKVQRRLPFDLRGIDSDTGAEFINHPLRDWCEKNQIKFTRGRSSRSNDNCYVEQKNYSIVRQNVGYFRYDTEEEVYYLNRLYAYLRLYANFFQPVMKMTEKKRIGSKVQKKHDDIKTPYQRLLESSYVSEAQKERLTRLYKARFVSPKTKITACQRKLFSLQKKKNVKNKNLEETVWNF, encoded by the coding sequence ATGTTTGAAAGGAGACCTATTTACAGGGAAACGGCGAAAGAGTATCAAAAAGCCAGCAAAAAGGAGAAAAAGGAGATACTGGATTATTTTGTGAGGATAACAGGCCTAAAAAATCGAAACTATGCCGCCAGGCTCTTGAGGCAGCACGGAAAAACCATCTATGTAGGCAAGAAAAATTACCTTAAAGCCGACATAGCCAAGAAGGGCAAAAGACCTGGCAGAAAGAAAAAATTCGGCGAAGAGGAACTAAAACTTCTAAAAAAGGTCTGGGAAATTGAAAACTACATGTGTGGCAAACGTTTAAAGCCAATTTTAAATGAAGTTTTAGATAATCTCTTAGCAAACGGACATCTCCACGGTTCTCCACAGGCTATAGAAAACTTGCGCCATATAAGTGCCTCAAGTATTGACCGACTTTTGAAGCATGAGCGTAAAAAGCTTGAGATAAAAGGACGAAAAGGTACAAAGCCTGGAACGCTATTAAAGCAACAAATAGCTATACGCACGTGGGCAGAGTGGGATGAAAATTGCCCTGGGTTCATGGAGATTGATCTGGTTGCCCATGAGGGAGGAAATAGCCGGGGAGATTTTGCTCAAACATTAAATATGGTGGATGTTTGGAGCGGTTGGACAGAACTTGTGGCAATCAAAAACAAGGCTTCAAAATGGGTAAGAGAAGCCATAGAAAAAGTCCAAAGAAGACTTCCTTTTGATTTACGGGGAATTGATTCTGATACCGGTGCTGAATTTATTAATCATCCTCTGCGTGATTGGTGTGAGAAGAACCAGATAAAATTTACAAGAGGAAGAAGCTCCCGTTCCAATGATAACTGCTACGTTGAGCAGAAAAACTATTCCATAGTCCGCCAGAATGTTGGATACTTCCGCTACGATACCGAGGAAGAAGTCTACTACTTGAACCGACTCTATGCGTATCTCAGGCTTTATGCCAACTTTTTTCAACCGGTTATGAAAATGACAGAGAAAAAGAGAATCGGAAGCAAGGTGCAAAAGAAGCATGATGATATTAAAACTCCCTACCAGCGGCTTTTAGAAAGCTCTTATGTAAGTGAGGCACAAAAGGAACGCCTAACAAGGCTTTATAAGGCTCGATTTGTTTCACCTAAGACAAAAATTACAGCTTGCCAGAGAAAACTTTTCAGCCTTCAAAAGAAAAAGAATGTAAAAAACAAAAATTTGGAGGAAACTGTATGGAATTTTTGA
- a CDS encoding helix-turn-helix domain-containing protein gives MREVITMTLKAQKRAKILEMVKNKKIKQKDAAIILGICRRQLIRIFKEYLSKGDEALNHKLIGKPGNHRISSDIKEKIMQIVRNNYKGFKPTFIAEKLYEEHHIKIGASTLRLWMMETGLWKKIRKTAKHRTRRPRKEHFGEMIQMDGSIHDWFGTGKEVCLMNMVDDATGTSYGLFDTGETTQVALQCLFDWIMKYGIPYSIYCDYKSLFYTKREATIEEQLAGKLPLTKFGEVCHRLGIEMIYAHSPQAKGSRDGMGSIRTG, from the coding sequence ATGAGAGAGGTGATAACGATGACACTTAAAGCACAGAAGAGGGCAAAAATACTGGAGATGGTAAAGAACAAGAAAATCAAGCAGAAAGATGCTGCAATAATACTGGGGATTTGCAGAAGGCAACTTATTCGAATTTTTAAAGAATATTTATCAAAGGGTGATGAAGCCCTCAATCACAAATTAATAGGCAAACCGGGGAATCACAGAATTAGCAGTGATATCAAAGAGAAAATTATGCAGATAGTACGGAATAATTATAAAGGTTTTAAGCCGACATTTATAGCTGAAAAGCTTTATGAGGAACATCATATAAAAATAGGAGCATCAACGCTTCGTTTATGGATGATGGAAACAGGATTGTGGAAGAAAATAAGAAAAACTGCGAAACACCGTACCAGAAGGCCGAGAAAAGAGCATTTTGGAGAAATGATTCAAATGGACGGCAGCATTCACGACTGGTTTGGGACAGGCAAAGAAGTCTGTCTGATGAATATGGTGGATGATGCTACAGGCACATCTTACGGTCTTTTCGACACAGGAGAAACGACACAAGTAGCGCTGCAATGTTTGTTTGACTGGATAATGAAATACGGTATTCCTTATTCGATCTATTGTGATTATAAAAGCCTGTTCTATACGAAACGGGAAGCGACCATAGAAGAACAGCTTGCAGGGAAATTGCCTCTAACAAAGTTTGGAGAGGTCTGCCATAGGCTGGGGATAGAAATGATATATGCCCATAGTCCCCAGGCAAAAGGATCGAGAGATGGAATGGGATCCATCAGGACAGGTTAA